The Xanthomonas sontii genome contains a region encoding:
- a CDS encoding ABC transporter permease, producing the protein MNPIDLSVASPAAVWSLRDQSALLLREIRYEVLRWLRTPSFALPTLLFPPLFYLLFGVLLNHGRHDAAVYLMASYSVFGVMASALFGFGVGLALDRERGLLALKRAMPVPPLALLLARTALAMAFALAIGVLLQALAALLGGVMLTPAQRIGLLLVDVLGTLPFCAIGLALGAYAGGSGAPALVNLIYLPMAFLSGLWIPLQLLPAWLTTLAPLWPSYHLGQMALRVVGQGDGHGSAGHVIALLAVTVVFYALAQRRLRRG; encoded by the coding sequence CGCGACCAGAGCGCGCTGCTGCTGCGCGAGATCCGCTACGAGGTGCTGCGCTGGCTGCGCACGCCGTCGTTCGCCTTGCCCACGCTGCTGTTCCCGCCGTTGTTCTACCTGCTGTTCGGGGTGCTGCTCAATCATGGGCGCCACGACGCGGCGGTGTACCTGATGGCCAGCTACAGCGTGTTCGGGGTGATGGCGTCGGCCCTGTTCGGGTTCGGCGTCGGCCTGGCCCTGGACCGCGAGCGCGGCCTGCTCGCGCTGAAGCGGGCGATGCCGGTGCCGCCGCTGGCCCTGCTGCTGGCGCGCACCGCGCTGGCGATGGCCTTTGCGCTGGCGATCGGCGTCTTGCTGCAGGCGCTGGCCGCGCTGCTCGGCGGGGTGATGCTGACGCCGGCGCAGCGGATCGGGTTGCTGCTGGTCGACGTGCTGGGCACGCTGCCGTTCTGCGCGATCGGGCTGGCGCTGGGCGCCTACGCCGGCGGCAGCGGTGCGCCGGCGCTGGTCAACCTGATCTACCTGCCGATGGCGTTCCTGTCGGGGCTGTGGATCCCGCTGCAGCTGCTGCCGGCGTGGCTGACCACGCTGGCGCCGCTGTGGCCGTCCTATCACCTGGGCCAGATGGCGCTGCGCGTGGTCGGGCAGGGCGACGGCCACGGCAGTGCCGGCCATGTCATCGCGCTGCTGGCGGTGACGGTGGTGTTCTACGCACTGGCGCAGCGGCGCCTGCGTCGCGGCTGA